The nucleotide sequence CGGTCAGATCGCGGACCCGCTCGACGGTCAACGGGCCGTCGCGCGTCTCCGCCAGCAACAGCGGCACCAATGTCTCGACGCCGGGGACGCCGCTCGGTGCCGCGAGCAGCGACGCCTCCTTCTCCTCGCGGGTGTGGGGCGCGTGGTCCGTGGCCAGCAGATCGACCCGGCCGTCGACCACCCGCTCGTCGAGGGCCGCCCGCCGCTCCTCGCTCCGGAGCGGCGGGTTCATCCGTCCGTAGGTGCCCAGGTCGTCGAGGTCCGCCCGCGAGAGCAGGCAGTGGTGTGGCGTCACCTCGCAGGTCACCCGGTCGGGGGCGTCGGCGACGAGGTCGACCGCCTCGGGCGTGCTGGTGTGGGCGACGTGGAGGCGGGCGCCGGCGTCGACGCCCACCTCGACGGCCCGCTCCACGGCCGCGATTTCGGCCTCGGCGGTGCGGTACGCGCTCCACGCGTCGGCGTCGGCGTCGACGCCGACCCCGTCGCCGGCGGCGTCGCGGGCGGCGTCGTCGAACCGGGTCGCGTCCTCGGCGTGGACGGTCACGGGGACGCCGGCCTCGACGGCTCGGTGGACGGCGTCCTCGAACAGGTCGCCGTCGATGCCCATCTCGCCCGTCGAATCGGCGAGGAACACCTCGCCCAGCGCGACGAGCGGGCGGTCGAACAGGGTCTCGGGGTCCCACGACTCGGTCACGCCGCCGTTGACGCCGTAGTCGACGAGCGAGTGCCGGGCGCACAGCTCCTTCTGGTCGAACGCGGCACCGGTCGTCGTCGGCGGATCGGTGTTGGGCTGGTCGATCACCGTGGTGACCCCGCCCGCCGCGGCGCTTCGCGACCCCGTCCGCCACGTCTCCTTGTGCGGCGCTCCGGGTTCCCTGAAGTGGACGTGGGCGTCGACGGCGCCGGGGAGCAACAGTCGCTCCCGGGCGTCGATGACTTCTCCTGCGGCGTCGAGGCCGGCTCCCACGGCCTCGATCCGCTCTCCCTCGACCCGGACGTCCCGAACACGGCCGTCGGCCAGCCGTGCGTTCCTGACGAGCATACCCCCACCTGTCACCCGGTCGCCGTAAGTCCCTCGCTCACACCGCCCGCCGGCGGACGGTCGCGTCGCCGTCGATCAGCTCCCGCTCGACCGCCGTCCGGACCTGCTCCGGATCGGACGGGCCGCCGGCGGCCGCCACGCTCCCCACGCTCCCCGGGTCGAACGGCTGGCCGAGCGCGTCGTACACCGGCGCGAGGACCGACGCCAACTCCTCGCGGTCCGCGACCACGACACACCCCGCCACCAGCGCCGCGTCCGTCCGCACCCGCTGGGCGATTCCGACCACCTTCCCGCCCGCCCGCAGCGAGTGGCTGCCGGGACAGAAGGACGCTGGCGGCTCCCCGGCCGCCGTCTCGACGCCGACGGCCGAGAGCGCCCGCCGCACCCGGTCGGCCGTCGCCTCGTAGCGATCCGCCAGACCGGCGCGGGCGTCCGCCACCGGCACCGCGCGGGCGAAGGCGAGCGTCGACCCCGTGTGGGCGACGGCCCGGCCGCCGACGCGGCGCTCGATCGGTTCGAAGCCCCGCTCCCGGGCGACCGCACGGGCGCGGTCGTACCCCGGTTCGGCGGCGTCGCGCCGACCGAAGGCCACCTGTCGGTGTGGCGTCCAGACGCGCACGGCCGGTTCGCCCGTCGCTCCCGTCCGCGCGAGCATCGCGCCGGTTCGTCCCCGGTCGGCCTCGACCGTCGCCGCCCGACCGCGCAGGACGCGCATGGGTGTTCGTGGATGTGGACGCACATAACTGGCGAGGCCTCGGCGCGGCGAGCGGTCGAACGCGACCCGACCGTATAACTCCGCTCGCGCCAACCCCCCGGTATGGTCACGGTCACGGCGTCGGCGCTGTCTCACTTCCGGCGGTTCTCGCTGTTCAACTCCCCCTACGCCGCCCACGACCGCGGGTGTGCTATCGACCTCTATCCGGCGACCGACCGCGCTCCCTCGCCGGTCGCGGGCGTCGTGACCGACGTCCGGAGCGTGCGTGCGCCGCCCCGTCCCTACGCCGTCGCCGAGGATCACCTCCTCCTGATCGACACCGGCGACCGCGTCGCCCGAATCCTGCACGTCGACCCAGCGGTCGATCCCGGGACCCGGGTCGCGGTCGGCGACACCCTCGGCGAGACGATCCGCTCGGGCTTTTTCGCCCCCTGGGTCGACGACCACGTCCACCTCGGCTTTCGCGACCCGGACGCGAACCCGTATCGCGCCGCCGGCTCGCTGCCGGTCACCGTCGACGTGCCCGTGCGGGCGCTCGACTGGAACGGGACCGGCGTCGTCCGCGAGGCCGGCGAGACGTTCGTCGTCCTCGACGGACCCCGTCACCCCGACCCGGGGTCGTGGGCCGGGCTCGCCGGCGCCCCGGGGACCGTCCTCGACGGCGGGTGTCCCCACTACGACGGCGGCGGCGTCCTCCCGGACGCCGAGGGCCGGACGCCCGTCTCGGTGGCCGGCGACCGCGTCGGCGTCGCCGAGGGGCGGGCGGTGACCTGGGACGGCGTCACCCTCCGGGCGAACGGCCGCCCGATCACCGGCCTGTCGCTGTTCGTCGCCCGGGACGCCGCGTTCGGCGCGAAGCTGGTCGCCCCGGACCACGACTTCGCCCGCGGTGACCGGGTTCGGGTGTCGGCGACGTCGGCGTGATCGCTCGGCGACGGCGCACGCGCACGGGGGACTTTTGAGTCTCCTCGCCGAACGAACGGTACGATGAGCGACGACCCCGATGTGCCCGGGCGCCCGGCCGACCGGGAGTCGCCGGTCGGCGAACCGGTCGTGCGCGCCGATCCGTCCGTGACGGGCGAACGGGCGGACGAGGCCGTCGGGTTCGACCCCGACGACCCCGAGAGCGTGCAACTCGCCGCGGACGTGGTTCGTTCCTTCGCCGAGAACACCGTCGGCTCCGAGGACCACGTCTACATGCTCCGGGGGGCGGCGGCGTGTGCCGCGCTGGTTCGGGGCGTCGGCTCGTACAAGGCGGCCGCCGAACGCGCCGGGGGTGACGTGTCGGTCGCCTTCATCCGGAAGTGGGCGCGGGTCCACGACCTCCCGCAGGCGATCCGGCGCCACGTCGCCCGGGGGACCATCGCCCCGACGGCGGCGAAACACATCGCCCGCGTCGGCGGCGACGACCGCTACGCCCTGGCGTGGGCCACGCTCGAACACGACCTCAC is from Haloplanus salinarum and encodes:
- a CDS encoding dihydroorotase, which gives rise to MLVRNARLADGRVRDVRVEGERIEAVGAGLDAAGEVIDARERLLLPGAVDAHVHFREPGAPHKETWRTGSRSAAAGGVTTVIDQPNTDPPTTTGAAFDQKELCARHSLVDYGVNGGVTESWDPETLFDRPLVALGEVFLADSTGEMGIDGDLFEDAVHRAVEAGVPVTVHAEDATRFDDAARDAAGDGVGVDADADAWSAYRTAEAEIAAVERAVEVGVDAGARLHVAHTSTPEAVDLVADAPDRVTCEVTPHHCLLSRADLDDLGTYGRMNPPLRSEERRAALDERVVDGRVDLLATDHAPHTREEKEASLLAAPSGVPGVETLVPLLLAETRDGPLTVERVRDLTAAAPAATFGLERKGRIEAGMDADLALYDLERPRPVDGGRLHSKCGWTPFEGFEGVFPEWTTVRGDRVYDAAMDTFGTAAGENVG
- a CDS encoding lipoate--protein ligase family protein, producing MRVLRGRAATVEADRGRTGAMLARTGATGEPAVRVWTPHRQVAFGRRDAAEPGYDRARAVARERGFEPIERRVGGRAVAHTGSTLAFARAVPVADARAGLADRYEATADRVRRALSAVGVETAAGEPPASFCPGSHSLRAGGKVVGIAQRVRTDAALVAGCVVVADREELASVLAPVYDALGQPFDPGSVGSVAAAGGPSDPEQVRTAVERELIDGDATVRRRAV
- a CDS encoding DUF7119 family protein, which codes for MSDDPDVPGRPADRESPVGEPVVRADPSVTGERADEAVGFDPDDPESVQLAADVVRSFAENTVGSEDHVYMLRGAAACAALVRGVGSYKAAAERAGGDVSVAFIRKWARVHDLPQAIRRHVARGTIAPTAAKHIARVGGDDRYALAWATLEHDLTVREIRQLASEVGDGRSVEATLDDRSLTFGRMDLTLPPAQYIELRRLASVENRDPDDLVAEALSAYLDS